From Chloroflexota bacterium, the proteins below share one genomic window:
- a CDS encoding tetratricopeptide repeat protein: MYLSRGGFNLRKVRRNNPNRMALYLVLIIAGLYVLNLRKEGVIDPIGVFTPTATRNPVSYSEEAETQFSAGQLDKAVEAYLRAIQLDTKNVEYRIRLARIQVYANKPEDGVKTAGDALLLAPENSTAHAVHALALDWTSEYEAASDAAVRAIQLDPNNALAHAYYAEILTDLQRYAQARDEAREALRLDPNSMDAYRAYGWYLESTSNYEEAIEAYKSAVQINPYLPFLYMQIGVNYRAIFEYDLAVQYFQRASSINPNDIGPYLSISRTYFQTGEYGRASQYLESALEIDPANSAVHGQLGLVYFKSLNYESAILELGCAVDSCAWQEGNVIRVNTDVVKLGCSFLEKGCPESDKPEVQVEGLALDKSSLETYYTYSSVLAALAVPGEGKPYCNRARPLFQQILASFSDDTVVVNIMQENENVCQIADNGGTNPVAAATPALAVTPTP; the protein is encoded by the coding sequence ATGTATCTGAGTCGCGGCGGCTTCAACTTGCGCAAGGTGCGGCGCAATAATCCCAATCGGATGGCGCTTTACCTCGTTCTGATTATTGCCGGGTTGTATGTGCTCAACTTGAGGAAGGAAGGCGTTATTGATCCGATTGGAGTGTTCACGCCCACTGCCACCCGCAACCCGGTGTCTTACAGCGAAGAGGCCGAGACCCAGTTCTCCGCCGGGCAGTTGGACAAGGCCGTTGAAGCCTATCTCAGGGCTATTCAGTTAGACACCAAAAATGTTGAGTACCGGATTCGGTTGGCCCGGATTCAGGTATACGCCAACAAGCCGGAGGACGGGGTGAAGACTGCCGGGGACGCCCTCCTGTTGGCGCCAGAGAACAGCACTGCCCATGCCGTCCATGCCCTGGCCCTGGATTGGACGAGCGAGTACGAAGCCGCCAGCGACGCCGCCGTGCGCGCTATCCAACTTGACCCGAACAACGCCCTGGCTCACGCCTACTATGCCGAGATTCTCACCGACCTGCAACGCTACGCTCAGGCGCGGGACGAAGCCAGGGAGGCCCTCAGGCTCGACCCGAACAGCATGGATGCTTACCGAGCTTATGGATGGTATCTCGAAAGCACCAGTAATTACGAAGAGGCGATTGAAGCTTACAAGTCGGCAGTTCAAATCAACCCCTATCTGCCGTTCCTGTACATGCAAATTGGCGTCAACTACCGGGCTATCTTCGAATACGATCTGGCCGTTCAATATTTCCAGCGGGCCAGTTCCATCAACCCGAACGACATCGGCCCCTACCTCTCGATCAGCCGCACGTATTTTCAGACCGGCGAGTATGGTCGCGCGTCACAGTATCTTGAGTCGGCGCTGGAGATTGACCCGGCCAACTCGGCCGTTCACGGCCAGTTGGGGCTGGTGTACTTCAAGTCGCTGAACTACGAGAGCGCCATTCTGGAACTTGGCTGTGCGGTGGACAGTTGCGCCTGGCAGGAAGGCAATGTAATCCGGGTGAACACCGACGTGGTTAAGTTAGGCTGTTCGTTTTTAGAGAAAGGTTGCCCGGAGAGTGACAAGCCCGAAGTTCAGGTGGAAGGGCTGGCGCTCGATAAGTCGTCGCTCGAAACCTATTACACCTACAGCTCGGTGCTGGCCGCCCTGGCCGTGCCCGGCGAAGGCAAGCCTTATTGCAACCGCGCCCGCCCGCTCTTCCAGCAAATTCTGGCCTCATTCTCCGACGATACGGTTGTAGTCAACATCATGCAAGAGAATGAAAACGTTTGCCAGATTGCCGACAACGGCGGAACCAACCCTGTGGCCGCCGCCACCCCCGCCCTGGCGGTTACTCCAACACCGTAG